In Brachypodium distachyon strain Bd21 chromosome 2, Brachypodium_distachyon_v3.0, whole genome shotgun sequence, one genomic interval encodes:
- the LOC100829794 gene encoding phosphatidylserine decarboxylase proenzyme 2 isoform X2, with product MKAFGNGLAVNKIEELFRQADTNGDDIVDMDELAALLADQQEKEPIISNCPVCGESLGKYDNINDMIHMTLCFDEGTGNQIMTGGFLTDKQASYGWMFKLSEWANFSSYDVGLRSGSTASHILVFDRRTKRLVEEAIDGKIVLSMRALYQSKVGLTLIDTGVKDILKNLSEKQGKKMNSPESAKDIPKFLELFMGQINMDETKDPIESFKTFNDFFVRQLKPSARPIAYNDQNSIATCAADCRLMAFSSVDESTRFWVKGRKFSIEGLLGADVHCNELNNGSLVIFRLAPQDYHRFHVPVSGTVEKFVEIPGCLYTVNPIAVNSKYCNVFTENKRVVSIISTSEFGKVAFVAIGATMVGSITFLKEKGDYVHKGDEFGYFSFGGSTVICVFEKDAIQFDADLLANSERSLETLVQVGTTLGISKRKKELQVPELQK from the exons ATGAAAGCTTTTGGTAACGGGCTAGCAGTTAATAAG ATTGAAGAGCTTTTCCGCCAAGCAGATACAAATGGCGATGACATAGTTGACATGGATGAACTAGCAGCCCTACTAGCTGACCAACAAGAGAA AGAACCAATTATCAGTAACTGTCCCGTCTGTGGTGAAAGTCTTGGGAAGTATGATAACATAAATGATATGATACACATGACACTTTGCTTTGATGAGGGCACGGGCAATCAGATTATGACTGGGGGATTTCTAACGGATAAGCAAGCCTCATATGG GTGGATGTTTAAACTTAGTGAATGGGCTAATTTTTCCTCATACGATGTTGGTTTGCGCTCTGGCTCTACTGCTTCGCATATTCTG GTTTTCGATCGTCGAACAAAGAGGCTAGTTGAAGAAGCAATAGATGGGAAGATTGTGTTGTCCATGAGGGCTTTATATCAATCAAAAGTAGGGCTCACTCTTATTGATACTG GTGTCAAAGATATCTTGAAGAACCTTTCTGAGAAGCAAGGGAAAAAGATGAACTCGCCAGAATCTGCCAAAGATATTCCAAAGTTCCTCGAGTTATTTATG GGTCAAATTAATATGGATGAGACCAAGGACCCTATTGAAAGTTTTAAG ACATTTAATGATTTTTTCGTAAGACAATTGAAGCCTAGTGCCAGGCCGATTGCATACAATGATCAGAACAGTATTGCTACCTGTGCTGCCGATTGCCGTTTGATGGCTTTTAGTTCTGTTGATGAGAGCACAAGATTTTGGGTTAAG GGTCGCAAATTTTCAATTGAGGGTCTCCTAGGGGCAGATGTGCACTGTAATGAGTTAAACAATGGATCGTTGGTAATTTTTCGGCTTGCACCTCAG GATTACCACAGGTTTCATGTACCTGTGTCAGGAACTGTAGAGAAATTTGTGGAAATTCCTGGATGCTTGTACACG GTCAATCCTATTGCTGTAAACAGCAAGTATTGTAATGTATTCACCGAGAATAAAAGAGTTGTCTCAATCATCTCAACTTCAGAGTTTGGAAAG GTGGCGTTTGTTGCCATTGGAGCAACAATGGTAGGAAGCATCACATTCCTGAAAGAAAAGGGCGACTACGTGCACAAGGGAGATGAG TTTGGGTATTTCTCATTTGGAGGGAGCACGGTAATATGTGTCTTTGAGAAG GATGCTATACAATTCGATGCTGATCTTCTAGCCAACAGTGAAAGATCGCTGGAAACGCTTGTCCAGGTTGGCACGACGCTGGGCATCTCCAAACGGAAGAAAGAGCTACAAGTCCCGGAGCTGCAGAAATGA